A single Choristoneura fumiferana chromosome 9, NRCan_CFum_1, whole genome shotgun sequence DNA region contains:
- the LOC141431108 gene encoding uncharacterized protein has protein sequence MSFYGKKFKKVRMENVEEFMEKMNVPESIRLLVKNMNSISIFNKNDDGTIQFVVSNDGKESFNQKIVPGGDVDFKTPDGKTAKVHFEVKGDTIESRVTFDDGRKLHMDRVFEGNTMKQIAYKDGVDLKCTTYYETV, from the exons ATGTCGTTCTACGGAAAGAAATTTAAGAAGGTCAGGATGGAAAATGTGGAGGAGTTCATGGAAAAAATGA ACGTCCCAGAATCAATTCGATTATTGGTCAAGAACATGAACAGCATATCGATTTTCAACAAAAACGATGATGGTACTATCCAGTTCGTAGTCTCCAACGATGGTAAAGAATCATTCAACCAGAAGATCGTACCAGGAGGTGATGTAGACTTCAAAACTCCAGATGGTAAAACCGCAAAAGTTCATTTTGAAGTGAAAGGTGATACCATAGAGTCGCGGGTAACCTTCGATGATGGAAGGAAACTGCATATGGACAGAGTGTTTGAAGGAAATACCATGAAGCAA ATCGCGTATAAGGATGGTGTTGACCTTAAATGCACCACTTACTATGAAACTGTCTGA
- the LOC141431109 gene encoding fatty acid-binding protein, heart-like: MSFYGKKFKKAKFDKVLELMDAMAVTEKTRNILKQFESLTSFKDNGDGTIQYLVTLGDKEIINQTITLGVEKDFKTPEDIVTKVTFTFDGGKLKSVMKFPDGKVLYMDREFDDNTMTLYIWLEGVDIKASVTYEAV, encoded by the exons atgtcGTTCTACGGAAAGAAATTCAAGAAGGCCAAGTTCGACAAGGTGTTGGAACTTATGGACGCTATGG CGGTCACCGAGAAGACCCGAAATATACTAAAGCAGTTCGAATCCCTCACCTCCTTTAAGGACAATGGTGATGGCACCATCCAGTACTTAGTCACTTTGGGAGACAAGGAAATTATCAACCAAACCATCACCCTTGGTGTAGAGAAAGACTTCAAGACTCCTGAGGATATCGTGACTAAAGTGACCTTCACCTTCGATGGCGGGAAACTGAAGTCGGTGATGAAATTCCCTGATGGCAAGGTCCTGTATATGGATAGGGAGTTTGACGACAACACCATGACACTG tacaTCTGGCTGGAGGGCGTTGACATCAAGGCCAGCGTAACGTACGAAGCTGTCTGA
- the LOC141430810 gene encoding uncharacterized protein, translating into MSFFGKQFKKVKVENGPEFFEKLKLSEQILALLRQKESVTTFTKTSDSTLQYVIKAGDKVVLDQKIDLGKEIDFTTPGGIATKVFFSLEGDVLNSYMKFPDGTTVHMDRSFDAAGMKLVLYVDGSPTRATVFYEAL; encoded by the exons ATGTCTTTCTTTGGCAAGCAGTTCAAGAAAGTGAAGGTTGAGAATGGGCCGGAGTTCTTTGAGAAACTAA AGCTCTCCGAGCAGATTCTCGCACTCCTCCGTCAAAAGGAATCTGTCACAACTTTCACCAAGACGAGTGACTCCACCCTCCAGTACGTAATCAAAGCTGGTGACAAAGTAGTGTTGGACCAGAAAATCGACCTTGGCAAGGAAATCGACTTCACCACCCCTGGCGGCATTGCCACTAAGGTGTTCTTCTCCCTAGAAGGAGATGTGTTGAATTCTTACATGAAGTTTCCTGATGGCACGACCGTTCATATGGACAGGAGTTTTGACGCTGCTGGCATGAAACTG GTACTCTACGTCGATGGCAGCCCCACAAGAGCCACTGTTTTCTACGAGGCCTTATAA